A stretch of the Vagococcus xieshaowenii genome encodes the following:
- a CDS encoding DUF916 domain-containing protein encodes MRKQLAIIVSIFFISMIGGLIVTPVNAEEQPAFEYTVTPIFPENQTDKTLGYFDLLVQPGSKQQVMVEVSNSSKEEKKIKITPTTSGTTTSGTIDYSGKSLPHTDDLIASFSDITSQAQIVTLKANEKKKVGFEIQVPDKEFSGVILGGFYAQEVLKESNNESKKDGLQIENRFAIIIGCVLKNSDQAVEQAFSLQPVTVDNYGGYFSLNIPLVNEVARIMSDYQLDGSILNDKKEVIQTIDASSFSMAPQSIYNLPVQVDAQTFKPGKYQLKLTVSTKDKKNDWQLSSDFKIDAKKRQEVMKESIDTPAWYETNAVLYGIIAILIVIVVVIAISKKRK; translated from the coding sequence ATGAGGAAGCAATTAGCAATCATCGTCAGTATTTTTTTTATAAGTATGATAGGAGGTCTTATTGTTACACCGGTCAATGCGGAAGAACAACCAGCATTTGAATATACGGTAACACCGATTTTTCCAGAAAATCAAACAGATAAGACGCTAGGATACTTTGATTTACTAGTTCAACCAGGTAGTAAACAACAAGTGATGGTGGAAGTTAGTAACAGTAGTAAAGAGGAGAAAAAAATTAAGATTACGCCTACAACATCAGGTACTACGACATCTGGTACCATTGATTATAGTGGTAAATCATTACCTCATACAGATGATTTGATTGCTAGTTTTTCTGATATTACCTCTCAAGCACAAATCGTGACATTAAAAGCTAACGAAAAAAAGAAAGTTGGTTTTGAGATTCAAGTCCCTGATAAAGAGTTTTCAGGAGTTATTTTAGGCGGTTTTTATGCGCAAGAAGTGTTAAAAGAATCAAACAATGAAAGCAAAAAAGACGGTTTACAAATTGAAAATCGCTTTGCTATTATTATCGGTTGTGTGTTGAAAAATTCAGATCAAGCAGTGGAACAAGCGTTTAGCTTACAACCAGTGACAGTGGATAATTATGGCGGATATTTTAGTCTGAATATACCTTTAGTTAATGAAGTAGCGAGAATTATGTCTGATTATCAATTAGACGGAAGTATTTTGAACGATAAAAAAGAAGTGATTCAAACGATAGATGCTTCATCCTTTTCAATGGCTCCTCAAAGTATTTATAACTTGCCTGTTCAAGTAGATGCTCAAACGTTTAAGCCAGGTAAGTATCAGTTGAAATTGACTGTTAGTACCAAAGATAAGAAAAATGACTGGCAATTGTCTTCAGATTTTAAGATAGATGCCAAAAAGCGTCAAGAAGTGATGAAAGAAAGTATCGACACACCTGCCTGGTATGAAACTAACGCAGTATTATATGGGATTATTGCTATTTTAATCGTTATAGTTGTTGTGATAGCTATTAGTAAAAAAAGAAAATAA
- the tpx gene encoding thiol peroxidase: MIVTRKGEPYELSGTSVEVGHQAPTFTLNNLEDKAVSLTDLLAKPLLISVVPDIDTSVCSIQTKQFNQQAGSVEGIQLVTIAKNTKEELANWCAAEGVSMEMLHDEALAFGELYGIKMADLGVLARSIFVIDTDGTLVYQEIVPEMVNEPDYTAALDTVKALVK; this comes from the coding sequence ATGATCGTAACAAGAAAAGGCGAACCATATGAATTATCAGGAACAAGTGTAGAAGTGGGTCATCAAGCACCTACTTTTACGTTAAATAATTTAGAAGACAAAGCGGTCAGCTTAACTGATTTATTAGCTAAACCACTATTAATTAGCGTAGTACCAGATATTGATACGAGTGTTTGTAGTATTCAGACCAAACAATTTAATCAACAAGCAGGTAGTGTTGAAGGCATTCAATTAGTAACAATTGCAAAAAACACTAAAGAAGAGTTAGCCAATTGGTGTGCAGCTGAAGGTGTTTCAATGGAAATGTTGCATGACGAAGCATTAGCTTTTGGTGAATTATATGGCATAAAAATGGCTGATTTAGGCGTTTTAGCACGTTCAATTTTTGTCATTGATACAGACGGAACATTAGTCTATCAAGAAATCGTGCCAGAAATGGTAAATGAGCCAGATTACACTGCTGCTTTAGATACAGTAAAAGCTTTAGTAAAGTAA
- a CDS encoding FAD-binding oxidoreductase, with product MEKQSNQTIEHEVFERELPEQLKTKIITPEDSEYHYVRSSYMGVGRPEVVVMAQTNEDVVETINYVSELRKEYPEMPFSIRSGGHGMSGSSTNVGGVILDLSKMNAIEFMDKEEGIVKIQAGAQWGQVAGTLAPHDFIITSGNFGDVGVGGIATSGGSGYFTRSQGLTIDHVIGATLITADGVIHELSETSEPELFWGLRGGGTQLGVAVDFTFKAQKMNSNTHDASLIHQHITYVTEDLEQFVANWGRWMKAAPKEMTSFLMIQKTPQHVYAVDTRNVWAGTDTERAVPELEKALAIDKIYDHSESMMSYASLIPYPQSIHIGQQKIKIANAIVDKVDASLGKAIKEVLETAHVVELRPLDGQVHEVAQDATAWAARHQDGFLSVWMSPKSDAALTKEMEPVTQLATGMYGAYSSIISPEVAALSWPDATGERLKALKEQVDPNHLFNTGLQL from the coding sequence ATGGAAAAACAATCAAACCAAACAATTGAACATGAAGTATTTGAAAGAGAATTACCTGAACAATTAAAAACAAAAATTATTACACCGGAAGATAGTGAGTATCACTATGTTCGCTCTTCTTATATGGGGGTGGGTCGTCCAGAAGTAGTGGTAATGGCCCAAACTAATGAAGACGTTGTTGAAACGATTAATTATGTTAGTGAATTAAGAAAAGAATATCCAGAGATGCCATTCTCAATTCGTAGTGGTGGTCATGGTATGTCAGGCTCTTCAACAAATGTTGGTGGTGTGATATTAGATCTATCTAAGATGAATGCAATAGAATTTATGGATAAAGAAGAAGGGATTGTTAAGATTCAAGCAGGTGCACAATGGGGACAAGTAGCCGGTACACTAGCACCACATGATTTCATTATTACAAGTGGTAACTTTGGTGATGTGGGAGTCGGTGGTATTGCAACATCTGGTGGTAGTGGTTATTTCACTCGTAGCCAAGGGTTAACCATTGACCATGTGATTGGCGCAACATTAATAACAGCAGACGGAGTGATTCATGAGTTAAGTGAAACGAGTGAGCCAGAACTATTTTGGGGCCTTCGTGGTGGTGGTACACAATTAGGTGTGGCAGTTGATTTTACCTTTAAAGCACAGAAAATGAATTCTAATACGCATGATGCGTCACTTATTCATCAACACATTACCTATGTGACAGAAGATTTGGAACAGTTTGTTGCAAATTGGGGACGTTGGATGAAAGCAGCCCCTAAAGAAATGACGAGTTTCTTGATGATTCAAAAAACTCCGCAACATGTCTATGCCGTAGATACTCGTAATGTATGGGCTGGAACAGATACAGAACGTGCGGTTCCTGAATTAGAAAAAGCATTAGCAATTGACAAAATATACGATCACTCTGAGAGTATGATGTCTTACGCCAGCTTAATCCCTTATCCACAATCTATTCACATTGGCCAACAAAAAATTAAAATTGCTAATGCCATTGTGGATAAAGTCGATGCATCACTTGGGAAAGCTATTAAAGAGGTACTTGAAACGGCTCATGTTGTGGAATTACGTCCTTTAGATGGTCAGGTTCATGAAGTGGCCCAAGACGCAACAGCCTGGGCTGCTAGACATCAAGATGGATTCTTATCAGTATGGATGTCACCAAAAAGTGACGCAGCCTTAACAAAAGAAATGGAGCCCGTTACTCAATTAGCAACAGGTATGTATGGTGCGTATTCTTCTATAATCTCTCCAGAAGTAGCCGCTCTTTCATGGCCAGACGCAACAGGTGAACGCCTAAAAGCTTTAAAGGAGCAAGTAGACCCTAATCATCTATTTAATACTGGGCTTCAATTATAG
- a CDS encoding L-type lectin-domain containing protein, with protein MKRKRIIAVFLAFLILCVPSVIVKASEVPPHVSLDEIFTVELAGVTDNNASAVDGVVTVTDGTKSRVGSVWSTEKNLLDFTTDFTMVAYVNQNLSGLAAGSHADGMAFVIQSYNSAPTWFTSNGGALGILGETKADGKVGIPNSMAIEFDLYINNSTGESGMFDRGINAPHIATVFPGDALTYENVQLLFEKSRKLTHFNTNTSIDLHKNQWNRLELNWRVPENGAWTEGALTYTVNNGNLVTIDKGRLNSNVFQNGTVSTAYWGFTGATGPSSTAKQQVVFEQVPGLVEAEVPLNLYDNKHQLISDGAILKGGQEVTVEVAPEWLAGKQNWEDVVANLTLPDALSVLPNTTMMDETQIADSSWQGANLTTEKGIFPKLGLISNNDKQTAKLSFKATVKNQDSTNQVITSRLTGRNAIYDTQSITFSTEKQTVLATINQPTNNQKILDDSLTELLVEVGWKDLSLGTIEQVITLTQADQTIPILSEPISSAAGEGLVSKNWLTEFNQLAYGEFALTYQVTNGLQESATDSVTLFKQNRPQLTLHELEQTNYHPGDKIPIQFSLTDKDSTSGSLWMSLNDNKMTKLAEFNELEAKVGTELEASIDTTDFEHGKYQASFYFEDGDQNKSEEVTLAEFVVEGELQFNQLPTEFSTANITIGGAPVKATVGEISIIDDRMNHGDWSLSLSLAQPFTMKKDEQIYQTSDNFFYYQQDGQSSTIGVESPVTLITHQQASTGREVSVNQEGQNGFYFHADSSLVSGSYQATLIWTLTAAP; from the coding sequence ATGAAAAGAAAAAGAATTATAGCTGTATTTCTAGCTTTTCTTATCTTATGTGTCCCCTCTGTAATCGTTAAGGCATCAGAGGTACCTCCTCATGTTTCACTAGACGAGATTTTCACAGTGGAGTTAGCAGGTGTCACAGATAATAATGCTAGCGCAGTTGATGGGGTTGTGACAGTTACAGATGGCACCAAAAGTAGAGTAGGTTCTGTCTGGAGTACAGAAAAAAACTTGTTGGATTTCACAACAGATTTCACCATGGTCGCTTATGTGAATCAAAATTTAAGCGGATTAGCAGCTGGCAGTCATGCGGACGGGATGGCATTTGTTATACAATCCTATAATAGTGCACCTACTTGGTTTACCAGTAATGGCGGAGCATTGGGAATATTAGGAGAGACAAAAGCGGATGGAAAAGTTGGCATACCCAATTCTATGGCTATTGAGTTTGATTTATATATAAATAATAGTACAGGTGAATCGGGAATGTTTGATCGAGGGATTAATGCACCACACATTGCGACAGTTTTCCCAGGAGATGCTTTAACCTATGAGAATGTTCAACTTTTATTTGAAAAATCTAGAAAATTGACCCATTTTAATACAAACACTTCTATTGATCTGCACAAAAACCAATGGAATCGTTTGGAATTGAACTGGAGAGTTCCTGAAAATGGCGCATGGACAGAAGGAGCATTAACGTATACTGTCAATAATGGTAATTTAGTAACGATTGATAAGGGAAGATTAAACTCAAACGTATTTCAAAATGGCACCGTTTCGACTGCTTATTGGGGATTTACAGGCGCAACTGGCCCTTCATCTACAGCAAAACAACAAGTAGTCTTTGAACAAGTGCCCGGGCTTGTTGAAGCTGAAGTTCCTCTTAATTTGTATGACAACAAGCACCAGCTGATCTCGGATGGCGCCATACTTAAAGGTGGTCAAGAAGTTACAGTGGAAGTAGCCCCTGAATGGTTAGCAGGGAAGCAGAACTGGGAAGATGTTGTGGCCAATCTGACACTACCAGACGCTTTAAGCGTACTCCCTAATACGACGATGATGGATGAAACCCAAATAGCTGACAGTAGTTGGCAAGGCGCTAACTTAACCACTGAAAAAGGAATATTTCCTAAGTTGGGTCTCATTTCAAACAACGATAAGCAAACGGCTAAGTTAAGCTTCAAGGCAACCGTTAAAAACCAGGATAGTACCAATCAAGTAATCACGAGCCGATTAACTGGTAGAAATGCGATTTACGATACACAAAGTATTACGTTTAGTACTGAAAAGCAAACCGTTTTAGCGACGATTAATCAACCAACGAATAATCAAAAAATATTAGATGACTCATTAACAGAATTACTGGTAGAGGTTGGCTGGAAAGACTTAAGTTTAGGGACGATTGAGCAAGTGATTACCCTAACACAGGCAGATCAAACGATTCCGATTTTATCAGAACCTATCAGTAGCGCAGCTGGTGAAGGACTTGTGAGTAAAAATTGGTTAACTGAATTTAATCAATTAGCTTATGGCGAGTTTGCGCTTACCTATCAAGTTACTAATGGATTGCAAGAATCGGCAACTGATTCGGTAACATTGTTTAAACAAAATCGTCCACAACTAACGCTACATGAATTAGAACAAACGAATTATCATCCGGGAGATAAAATCCCTATTCAATTTTCTTTAACCGATAAAGATAGTACGTCTGGGTCATTATGGATGTCTTTGAATGATAACAAGATGACTAAATTAGCTGAGTTTAATGAGCTAGAGGCGAAAGTAGGGACGGAGTTAGAGGCAAGTATTGATACGACAGATTTTGAGCATGGCAAGTATCAAGCGAGTTTTTATTTTGAAGATGGTGATCAGAATAAATCTGAAGAAGTAACGTTAGCTGAATTTGTAGTTGAAGGTGAACTACAATTTAATCAATTACCAACGGAATTCTCAACCGCTAATATTACGATTGGCGGTGCGCCAGTAAAAGCAACAGTGGGTGAGATTTCTATAATAGATGATCGAATGAATCATGGAGACTGGAGTCTTTCTTTATCACTAGCTCAACCATTTACTATGAAAAAAGACGAGCAAATTTATCAAACGTCTGATAATTTTTTCTACTATCAACAGGATGGACAATCATCAACTATTGGTGTTGAGTCGCCAGTTACCCTTATAACACATCAACAAGCAAGTACTGGTCGTGAGGTTTCTGTTAATCAAGAGGGACAGAATGGTTTTTATTTCCATGCGGATAGTAGCTTAGTTTCAGGTAGTTACCAAGCGACACTCATTTGGACACTGACGGCAGCTCCTTAA
- a CDS encoding LPXTG cell wall anchor domain-containing protein: MKKAIVLVLGLLSNYLYKLPVVEATSNPSTEIVVEITQRPPATLKETIQHSLTSFPKTGENTTKVVSIVGVILVILVAMRWWHYKSQKLGDTHEK, encoded by the coding sequence ATGAAAAAAGCTATTGTATTAGTGTTAGGATTGCTTAGTAACTATCTATATAAGCTGCCGGTGGTTGAAGCGACAAGTAATCCTTCCACCGAAATAGTAGTAGAAATTACCCAAAGACCACCTGCAACACTTAAAGAAACCATCCAACACTCACTCACTAGTTTTCCAAAAACGGGTGAGAATACCACAAAAGTCGTGTCTATCGTGGGTGTTATTTTAGTTATTTTGGTTGCAATGAGATGGTGGCATTATAAGTCGCAAAAATTAGGTGATACGCATGAAAAATAA
- a CDS encoding helix-turn-helix domain-containing protein: protein MIEKFIDKEDQEKYELVTIIQQYPENEIDLSLLAYELGKSHKKTYELLETIMFDMKELSKEEGLSESLSISLDGKLVKNIRFNSYSFIKYYLMTSLNYEWVMAMYHEKEISLEWWAIKKNMSTSTIYRKWNEMKRFLSQYDIQVRKIKHNYFELKADEAVIRHFYYGLLYKVNHSMVLDDSKKNSVRRYFDKLPADVHHNTINNFELMLVISLKRAKTHSMLTHSDKNLIITSRLHSNVMFKEHYRELFKKYPLSSEVIEQELSFLYYFISVENTYDIKTIISKGSYFAPTLTEDENFKLLNKIIFELHMLFNIKITPEEYFYLVVNGYMMLRRQQLFGKVLQFGLNIEELPDFDKFKLTYDGYQYEESFPIRQLYILIFPFINKVFHDLKMLVNNRFGDGNIANISQRINAISRIPIVFVKHLNERPDVLITDSYTPDDYDIPTFFLSPLPNDSEIISLVKELERIYRKINL from the coding sequence ATGATTGAAAAATTTATTGATAAAGAAGATCAAGAAAAATATGAATTAGTAACTATTATCCAACAGTATCCTGAAAATGAAATTGACCTATCTCTTTTAGCGTATGAATTGGGGAAATCACATAAGAAAACCTATGAATTATTAGAGACAATTATGTTTGATATGAAAGAGCTTTCGAAAGAAGAAGGGTTATCAGAAAGTTTAAGCATTTCGCTCGATGGTAAACTAGTCAAAAACATACGTTTTAATAGCTATAGTTTTATTAAATATTATTTAATGACAAGTTTGAATTATGAATGGGTAATGGCAATGTACCATGAGAAAGAAATCAGTCTCGAATGGTGGGCCATTAAAAAAAACATGAGTACGTCAACAATTTATCGTAAGTGGAACGAAATGAAGCGTTTTTTGTCACAATATGATATCCAAGTTCGTAAAATTAAACATAATTATTTTGAGCTTAAAGCAGATGAAGCGGTCATTAGACATTTTTACTACGGATTATTATACAAAGTGAATCATTCAATGGTATTAGATGATAGTAAGAAAAATAGTGTGAGACGTTATTTTGACAAGCTTCCTGCTGATGTCCACCATAATACGATCAATAATTTTGAATTAATGTTAGTGATTTCATTAAAACGAGCTAAAACACATAGTATGTTGACACATAGTGATAAAAACTTAATCATCACAAGTAGATTACATAGTAATGTGATGTTTAAAGAGCATTACCGAGAGTTATTTAAGAAATATCCTTTGTCTTCCGAGGTTATTGAGCAAGAACTGAGTTTTCTTTATTACTTTATTAGTGTTGAAAATACCTATGATATAAAGACGATTATTAGTAAAGGTTCTTACTTTGCGCCAACACTCACGGAAGACGAAAACTTTAAATTATTGAATAAAATTATATTTGAATTACATATGCTATTTAATATAAAAATTACACCAGAAGAGTATTTTTATTTAGTTGTGAATGGGTATATGATGCTAAGAAGACAACAACTTTTTGGGAAAGTATTACAGTTTGGACTAAACATAGAAGAGTTACCGGATTTTGATAAGTTTAAGTTGACGTACGATGGCTATCAATATGAAGAAAGTTTTCCAATTAGGCAATTGTATATATTAATTTTCCCGTTTATTAATAAAGTTTTCCATGACTTAAAGATGTTAGTGAATAATCGTTTTGGAGATGGCAATATTGCTAATATTTCTCAACGAATCAATGCTATCTCAAGAATTCCGATTGTCTTTGTGAAACATTTGAACGAACGCCCAGATGTGTTAATTACGGATAGTTATACACCAGATGATTACGATATTCCAACGTTTTTCTTGTCACCACTGCCTAATGATAGTGAGATCATTAGTCTAGTGAAAGAATTAGAACGGATTTATCGAAAAATTAATTTATAA
- a CDS encoding WxL domain-containing protein translates to MKKVVLLSLLSVGVVSMGGLAVNAEVTEGGQTATSIGTATLTALNEGEAGAVDPEIVNPEPENPGEGGPTGQTGLLTIDNVPKFDFQGTGLSGDFVDTLTPAQTEAGYVKNVQVSDRRGTEAGWSLGLDITPFKSDEVTLKGAKLSLPIVAEKGSNNISEKDITEISIENKVIHQTDGLTQVDLLKADQGTGAGTWLGKIADAKLTIADGNIAGTYTSTFTWSLAALPTDTGNTK, encoded by the coding sequence ATGAAAAAAGTTGTATTATTATCGTTATTATCAGTGGGTGTTGTATCAATGGGAGGTTTAGCAGTAAATGCTGAAGTGACAGAAGGAGGTCAAACTGCTACGTCAATAGGAACAGCGACTTTGACTGCATTAAATGAAGGAGAAGCAGGAGCAGTTGACCCTGAGATTGTAAATCCCGAACCAGAGAATCCAGGAGAAGGTGGACCCACTGGTCAAACAGGGTTATTAACTATCGATAATGTGCCAAAATTTGATTTTCAAGGAACAGGGTTATCTGGTGACTTCGTTGATACACTAACACCAGCTCAAACTGAAGCAGGATATGTGAAAAATGTCCAAGTATCTGACCGTCGCGGGACTGAAGCAGGTTGGTCATTAGGATTAGACATTACACCGTTTAAGAGTGATGAAGTAACGCTTAAAGGGGCGAAGTTAAGTTTACCGATTGTTGCTGAAAAAGGCAGTAATAATATTTCTGAAAAAGATATTACAGAAATAAGTATAGAGAATAAAGTGATTCATCAGACAGATGGTCTAACACAAGTGGATTTATTAAAAGCAGATCAAGGAACAGGTGCGGGTACATGGTTGGGTAAAATCGCAGACGCTAAATTAACGATTGCAGATGGTAATATTGCAGGGACATACACAAGTACCTTTACTTGGTCATTAGCCGCTTTACCAACGGATACAGGAAATACAAAATAA
- a CDS encoding redox-sensing transcriptional repressor Rex, whose amino-acid sequence MEKKEGVIPNATAKRIPLYYRYLKMLEESGVGRIKSKEFSKLIQVPSATIRRDFSHFGELGRSGYGYDVGYLLEVFGDILNTKVEKRIALVGVGNLGRALAQYNFKKNENLNIVSAFDNNETVIGTTINDVKIQSMDKLEHVIKKEAITTAILTVPSVNSQEVVDKVVNAGVTAILNFAPGRIKVPDYVKVQYIDLTTELQTLIYLDENFTNAKHIMVDK is encoded by the coding sequence ATGGAAAAAAAAGAGGGAGTTATACCAAACGCAACAGCTAAAAGGATTCCATTATATTATCGTTACCTCAAAATGTTGGAAGAATCCGGTGTAGGACGAATTAAATCAAAAGAGTTTAGTAAATTAATTCAAGTACCATCTGCGACAATTCGTCGTGATTTTTCTCATTTTGGTGAGTTGGGTAGAAGTGGTTATGGCTATGATGTAGGGTATTTGTTGGAAGTATTTGGTGATATTTTAAACACAAAGGTTGAAAAAAGAATTGCGCTTGTTGGAGTAGGTAACCTTGGTCGAGCATTGGCTCAATACAATTTCAAGAAAAACGAAAACTTGAATATCGTGAGTGCTTTTGATAATAATGAAACGGTGATTGGGACCACTATCAATGATGTGAAGATTCAATCAATGGATAAACTTGAACATGTAATCAAAAAAGAAGCTATTACAACAGCTATTTTAACAGTTCCTAGTGTGAATTCTCAGGAAGTTGTGGATAAAGTCGTTAATGCAGGGGTTACAGCTATTTTGAATTTTGCTCCTGGCCGAATTAAAGTACCAGATTATGTAAAAGTACAATACATAGACCTAACGACTGAGTTGCAAACGTTGATATATTTGGATGAAAACTTTACTAACGCCAAGCATATAATGGTTGATAAATAG